Proteins from a single region of Apium graveolens cultivar Ventura chromosome 7, ASM990537v1, whole genome shotgun sequence:
- the LOC141673552 gene encoding uncharacterized protein LOC141673552, which produces MKGMLDSVVAENQRAFIPGRLITDNIMISFEIMHYLKRKRRGKEGYMALKLDMSKAYDRVEWDYLKAMLLKLGFNSWWVHLVLQCVSTVTYTITHGNREMGPIVPTRGIRQGDPISPCLLYVRKAFHLLFEDDVYFYCKANEKEAYQVLDLLNEFEIASGQKVNLLKSSVFFSTNIIPDNRDHVCQILQMAEAGDRSMYLGLPTVLGRNKVSVLNFLKDKVSKCIQSWDGRLVSQAGKEILIKSVAQTIPSYAMSLFLLPLELTKDIERRVTKYWWNSNPKKDRAIHWMGWDRLSCHKSSGGLGFKIFRDFNIALLGKQGWRFISRPESLVAKVFKAKYFPKVSFLEAERGNNSSYIWRSVWEAKLVLLVGLKWSVGSGVNIKITGQPWLGDDTNPYITTDSGMLEQHRVSNLFCNDKREWDIDLIRDMFDPCDQGRILSTKINTDSEEDQLYWCKENAGMYTVRSAYRLLQIQKGLWQNSGSSSLWRKIWQVKAPTMILNFLWKALSNCLPTRSQLVQKFIQILNVCPFCNAEEETVMHVLVTCPIPRQCWLSILPGVQTNSGGEFSAWLEGVFQHSPKFKGAEITTMGWAIWRARNEMVWNQKQPNIKNIVVSAMQYLGSWRNAQVYSVTTRFPNLVDGEGIIVIVKGCPYWTCFRHTYDKHRQFVSLSAVKFNVETNEFKLSPEFQFDTIVHNGTNKFLHKFVEMKDSLTLMVYNQNYSNCVLDIYSLDDVEEGFGSWSKMFTIGPLNFQIRGCHVALSQGFKYGGQIVFHKNRMFSCYDHETDTIKCLHGHLVV; this is translated from the exons CGTGTCGAGTGGGATTATTTAAAGGCGATGCTACTTAAACTGGGATTCAATAGCTGGTGGGTTCATTTGGTGCTGCAATGTGTATCTACAGTGACGTACACAATAACACATGGTAATCGAGAGATGGGGCCAATTGTTCCTACTCGAGGTATTCGCCAGGGAGATCCGATTTCCCCTTGTTTATTATATGTGCGGAAGGCCTTTCATCTGTTATTCGAAG ATGATGTTTATTTTTACTGCAAGGCAAATGAGAAGGAGGCTTATCAAGTTCTGGACCTGTTGAATGAGTTCGAGATTGCATCAGGACAGAAAGTAAATTTGTTGAAATCATCGGTATTTTTTAGTACAAATATCATTCCTGATAATAGGGATCATGTTTGTCAAATTCTGCAAATGGCTGAAGCCGGTGACAGGAGTATGTATCTGGGTTTGCCAACTGTGCTGGGAAGAAATAAGGTGTCGGTTTTGAATTTTCTGAAAGATAAGGTAAGCAAATGCATTCAAAGTTGGGATGGTCGATTGGTTTCACAGGCAGGAAAGGAGATTCTTATCAAGTCAGTTGCACAAACTATTCCTAGCTATGCTATGAGCCTGTTTCTGTTGCCACTGGAGTTAACGAAGGATATTGAAAGAAGAGTAACTAAGTACTGGTGGAACTCGAATCCTAAAAAAGACAGAGCTATTCATTGGATGGGTTGGGACCGGTTAAGTTGTCATAAATCTTCAGGAGGTCTGGGGTTTAAAATTTTTAGGGATTTTAATATAGCTTTACTTGGAAAACAGGGTTGGAGGTTCATTTCGCGTCCAGAAAGCTTGGTTGCTAAGGTGTTTAAGGCAAAGTACTTCCCTAAAGTTTCATTTCTTGAAGCTGAGAGAGGCAATAACTCCAGCTACATTTGGAGAAGTGTGTGGGAGGCTAAATTAGTGTTGTTGGTTGGCCTTAAATGGTCGGTTGGATCTGGAGTTAACATTAAGATTACTGGTCAACCGTGGCTAGGCGATGACACGAACCCTTATATTACAACAGACTCGGGAATGTTGGAGCAGCATAGAGTATCAAATCTGTTTTGTAATGATAAGAGGGAGTGGGATATAGATCTAATCAGGGACATGTTTGATCCTTGTGATCAAGGGCGTATATTGAGTACAAAAATTAATACAGACAGTGAGGAAGATCAGTTGTACTGGTGTAAGGAGAATGCAGGAATGTATACTGTCCGCAGTGCTTATAGACTCTTACAGATACAAAAAGGTCTATGGCAAAACAGTGGTAGTAGCAGCCTGTGGAGAAAGATATGGCAAGTTAAAGCACCAACAATGATTCTTAATTTCTTATGGAAGGCGTTGTCTAATTGCCTACCTACAAGAAGTCAGTTGGTTCAGAAATTCATCCAGATTCTGAATGTTTGCCCTTTCTGTAATGCTGAAGAGGAGACAGTGATGCATGTTTTGGTGACATGTCCAATACCAAGACAATGCTGGCTGAGTATTCTGCCGGGTGTCCAAACAAACAGTGGAGGGGAGTTTTCAGCATGGTTGGAGGGTGTTTTTCAACATAGTCCAAAGTTCAAAGGAGCGGAGATAACAACAATGGGTTGGGCTATTTGGAGGGCTCGGAATGAAATGGTGTGGAATCAGAAGCAACCTAATATAAAGAATATTGTAGTGTCAGCAATGCAGTACCTTGGAAGCTGGAGAAATGCCCAGGTTTATTCAGTAACAACCAGGTTTCCTAACCTTGTAGATGGTGAAGGAATTATTGTTATCGTAAAGGGTTGTCCTTATTGGACATGTTTTAGACATACATATGATAAGCATAGACAGTTTGTTTCTTTGAGTGCTGTGAAGTTTAATGTTGAAACTAACGAGTTCAAGTTGTCACCCGAGTTTCAGTTTGATACCATTGTGCATAATGGGACTAATAAATTTCTCCATAAATTTGTGGAAATGAAGGATTCTCTTACTTTGATGGTTTATAATCAGAACTATTCAAATTGTGTGCTGGATATTTACTCTTTGGATGATGTAGAGGAGGGATTTGGTTCTTGGAGTAAGATGTTCACTATCGGACCACTCAATTTTCAGATCAGAGGTTGTCACGTGGCATTGTCACAAGGTTTTAAGTATGGTGGCCAGATTGTATTTCATAAGAACAGAATGTTTTCTTGTTATGATCATGAAACAGATACAATCAAGTGTCTACATG